From a single Corynebacterium kroppenstedtii DSM 44385 genomic region:
- a CDS encoding ribbon-helix-helix protein, CopG family produces the protein MRIRLTDDQLATYVAEAEDGYDVDRLITRGCGYPGQGIRPTHVVTVHLTAAELTELDQRADRVHMNRSAAIRYAITHSQPEA, from the coding sequence ATGCGTATCCGTCTCACTGATGACCAATTAGCCACTTACGTCGCTGAGGCGGAAGACGGTTACGACGTCGATAGGCTCATCACTCGTGGTTGCGGCTACCCTGGCCAAGGCATCCGACCCACCCACGTCGTAACGGTGCATCTGACAGCTGCGGAGCTAACTGAACTCGATCAGCGAGCTGATCGAGTTCATATGAACCGCTCTGCGGCCATTCGTTACGCCATCACC
- a CDS encoding ParB/RepB/Spo0J family partition protein — MAEAKRKSGLGKGLASLIPTGPAKPQIGNDAADVIFGANRGSNSAPEPSWYSLTKSPRRGQNVNPSGDGTKSDNATSSEDTDGQTGSSAKNGKSADNKGTTSADTHHGRTKAGLPKNRSSLGQRAAAERKEAARDRNRTASSTAKKGKNQGVTDSAATAGAAAAQAEGQSENTSQEPLISDETATYRELPINAIIRNEKNPRQDFDQEALRELAHSIREFGLLQPIVVRQASEPGKFELIMGERRLRAAQLADLEAIPSIVREADDDTMLRDALLENIHRVQLNPLEEGAAYQQLLEEFGVTQAQLATRLGRSRPVISNTIRLLQLPLPVQRRVAAGVLSAGHARALMGVTQGPDAQIKLAERIVAEGLSVRATEEAVTLINRGENEPKKKEPRAPRPQPEKMTHWADTFGDYLDTNVKVQMGAKKGKIVVEFAGMEDFDRIIAMLKTQEPRNGADSAPHSPSGHHDASRTEEERH; from the coding sequence ATGGCAGAAGCCAAACGCAAGAGTGGCCTCGGTAAAGGACTCGCCTCCTTGATCCCCACGGGACCGGCAAAACCACAGATTGGCAACGACGCAGCCGACGTCATCTTTGGGGCAAACCGAGGTAGTAACAGCGCTCCGGAACCGTCCTGGTACTCCCTGACGAAAAGCCCGCGCCGCGGTCAGAACGTGAACCCCTCAGGAGACGGCACGAAATCGGACAATGCCACGTCGTCTGAGGATACAGATGGCCAGACGGGTAGTAGTGCGAAGAACGGTAAGAGTGCCGATAATAAGGGCACTACCTCGGCGGATACTCATCACGGTCGAACGAAAGCGGGACTGCCCAAAAACCGGTCAAGCTTAGGACAACGCGCTGCCGCGGAGAGAAAAGAGGCCGCACGCGATAGGAACCGGACCGCATCGTCGACCGCGAAAAAGGGAAAGAATCAGGGAGTCACTGATTCTGCAGCAACAGCAGGCGCAGCAGCCGCCCAAGCTGAAGGGCAGAGCGAAAATACGTCGCAGGAACCGCTCATCAGCGACGAGACCGCAACATATCGCGAGCTCCCGATCAACGCGATCATCAGGAACGAGAAGAATCCGCGCCAGGACTTCGACCAAGAAGCACTGCGTGAATTAGCCCATTCGATCCGTGAGTTCGGTCTCCTCCAGCCCATCGTCGTGCGTCAGGCGTCGGAACCCGGGAAATTTGAACTCATCATGGGCGAACGCCGCCTGCGTGCCGCTCAATTAGCAGATCTAGAAGCTATCCCCTCTATCGTTCGCGAAGCCGACGATGACACCATGCTGAGGGATGCGCTGTTGGAAAATATCCACCGTGTGCAGCTCAACCCCTTGGAGGAAGGCGCGGCCTACCAGCAGCTCCTCGAGGAATTTGGCGTCACCCAGGCACAGTTAGCCACACGGCTCGGTCGTTCCCGGCCAGTTATTTCAAACACCATTCGTCTTCTCCAACTTCCGCTACCCGTGCAACGTCGAGTAGCTGCAGGAGTGTTGTCCGCAGGCCATGCTCGCGCTCTCATGGGAGTAACGCAGGGTCCTGATGCTCAAATCAAGCTCGCTGAACGCATTGTGGCGGAAGGCCTGTCGGTGCGTGCGACAGAGGAAGCTGTCACCCTTATCAATCGAGGAGAGAACGAGCCTAAAAAGAAGGAGCCGCGTGCTCCCCGCCCGCAGCCCGAAAAAATGACTCACTGGGCAGACACGTTCGGCGATTACTTGGATACCAACGTGAAAGTGCAGATGGGCGCGAAGAAAGGCAAGATTGTTGTCGAGTTCGCGGGTATGGAGGACTTCGACCGCATTATCGCAATGCTAAAGACCCAGGAACCCAGGAACGGCGCAGATAGTGCCCCGCACTCCCCTAGTGGACATCACGATGCTTCTCGTACGGAGGAAGAACGCCACTAG
- a CDS encoding ParA family protein translates to MGRVSSDGYDYDDDNSIEEQARRAARFQSGTMKPLTRPRHTRKIALANQKGGVGKTTSTVNLAWALSLRGQKVLVVDLDPQGNASTALSAEHRAEGTPSTYEVIIGEIEPKDAVQAHPSNPNMFTIPATIDLAGAEMELANGYNREYRVAQMLGDEGIDDMGFDYIFIDCPPSLGLLTINGLTGANEIIIPIQCEFYALEGVTQLTENVRLIREALNPNLDITGVLLTMYDSRTNLSHDVENDVRESFGSLVFDRVIPRNVRVSEAPSYGQTVIEHDAGSPGSAAYMAAVEELARREPESPLQNADPRRGRHTA, encoded by the coding sequence ATGGGCAGGGTTTCGTCGGACGGGTATGACTATGACGACGACAACAGCATAGAAGAACAAGCCCGACGGGCCGCGCGGTTTCAATCGGGGACGATGAAGCCCCTTACACGACCTCGCCATACGCGGAAAATCGCGTTGGCGAACCAGAAAGGTGGGGTCGGGAAGACTACGTCGACTGTTAATTTAGCGTGGGCACTGTCGCTGCGGGGTCAAAAAGTGCTGGTGGTGGACCTTGATCCACAGGGAAACGCGTCCACTGCTCTCAGTGCCGAGCACCGGGCGGAAGGCACTCCGTCGACCTATGAAGTCATTATCGGTGAAATTGAACCCAAAGATGCCGTTCAAGCTCACCCGTCGAACCCCAATATGTTCACTATCCCGGCCACCATCGATCTCGCCGGTGCGGAAATGGAACTGGCTAACGGGTACAACCGTGAGTATCGCGTAGCGCAAATGCTGGGTGATGAAGGTATCGACGATATGGGGTTCGATTACATCTTCATCGACTGTCCCCCGTCATTGGGCCTTCTGACGATTAACGGGCTGACCGGTGCGAACGAAATTATCATTCCGATTCAGTGCGAGTTTTACGCTCTCGAGGGCGTGACGCAACTGACCGAAAACGTGCGCCTGATTCGGGAGGCTCTCAACCCGAATCTGGATATCACCGGTGTTTTGCTGACGATGTACGACAGTCGCACGAATCTTTCGCATGATGTGGAGAACGATGTCCGCGAGTCGTTCGGGTCGCTGGTGTTTGATCGCGTTATCCCCCGGAATGTTCGCGTGTCTGAAGCGCCGAGCTACGGGCAGACCGTGATCGAGCACGATGCGGGCTCCCCAGGGTCGGCGGCGTACATGGCCGCTGTCGAGGAGCTTGCCCGTCGAGAGCCGGAGTCGCCATTGCAGAACGCTGACCCCCGTCGTGGCCGCCACACCGCGTAA
- the rsmG gene encoding 16S rRNA (guanine(527)-N(7))-methyltransferase RsmG — protein MTDRDNVSRETSIEHGGDDRAPGVSDAPNADNAQGVDNDPRASEAPATPPEAATVFGDRLPLAVAYHESLRSDATVRGLIGPREAPRLWERHILNCAVIGELMDRDSRVVDIGSGAGLPGIPLAIARPDLDITLIEPQLRRVNYLEEIVGKLGLDNVSVVRGRAEEKTIKRQNRGADYVTSRAVAPLGKLMGWSLPLTRQHGLVLAMKGASAHEEIERDQKAISSAGGGECSVDEAGAGVLPEATIVVRCERR, from the coding sequence ATGACTGACCGAGACAATGTTTCACGTGAAACATCCATCGAGCACGGTGGCGACGATCGCGCTCCAGGCGTGAGCGATGCTCCGAATGCTGATAACGCTCAGGGAGTAGATAACGATCCCCGCGCCAGTGAAGCCCCGGCCACTCCCCCGGAGGCGGCGACTGTTTTTGGTGATCGCCTTCCTCTCGCTGTTGCCTACCACGAGTCGTTACGCAGCGACGCGACCGTCCGCGGACTCATCGGGCCTCGCGAAGCACCACGTCTGTGGGAACGCCACATTCTCAACTGCGCTGTGATTGGCGAACTGATGGACCGCGATTCGCGCGTCGTCGACATCGGAAGCGGCGCCGGGCTTCCGGGCATTCCCCTCGCGATCGCGCGGCCAGACTTAGACATCACGCTGATTGAGCCACAGCTACGACGGGTGAATTACCTTGAGGAAATCGTCGGCAAGCTTGGATTGGATAACGTGTCAGTGGTTCGTGGCCGTGCCGAAGAGAAGACGATTAAGCGACAGAATCGCGGTGCCGACTACGTGACAAGCAGAGCAGTCGCGCCACTGGGGAAACTCATGGGATGGTCGCTGCCATTAACCAGGCAGCATGGCTTGGTCTTGGCGATGAAGGGCGCAAGCGCTCACGAAGAAATCGAGCGCGATCAAAAGGCTATCAGCTCAGCCGGGGGCGGGGAATGTTCAGTCGATGAGGCAGGGGCAGGTGTCTTGCCCGAGGCAACCATCGTCGTGCGTTGCGAACGTCGCTGA
- a CDS encoding Jag family protein, which translates to MNEGPVNNTDRAAESAADYIEELLDAADLDGDIDYGVTQGRPFVELPGGDCAQLIGRHGEGIDALQMLTRLAVRAAGFKEVPGVVLDIDGYRDAQRQGLFAEAEEALDRVRETGEPVVLRPMNPFERAAVHSRVAEEEGFTSESAGLPPMRSVVVSRETSEGAVR; encoded by the coding sequence ATGAACGAAGGCCCTGTGAACAATACCGACCGTGCTGCAGAGTCAGCTGCTGATTACATCGAAGAGCTTTTAGACGCCGCCGATCTCGATGGCGATATTGACTATGGAGTCACTCAAGGTCGACCGTTTGTGGAACTTCCGGGTGGCGATTGTGCCCAACTTATCGGCCGGCATGGCGAGGGCATCGATGCTTTGCAGATGTTGACGCGATTGGCAGTTCGCGCTGCAGGATTTAAGGAGGTTCCGGGGGTTGTTCTCGATATCGACGGTTATCGCGATGCTCAGCGTCAGGGTCTTTTCGCCGAGGCAGAAGAAGCGTTAGATCGAGTGCGTGAAACGGGCGAGCCCGTGGTCCTCCGGCCGATGAATCCGTTTGAGCGCGCTGCTGTGCATAGCCGGGTGGCGGAAGAGGAAGGCTTTACCTCCGAGAGCGCCGGGCTACCGCCGATGCGCTCTGTCGTGGTTTCACGTGAAACATCTGAGGGCGCTGTACGCTAG
- the yidC gene encoding membrane protein insertase YidC gives MLNFIYYPVSWVMLAWYKFFGLFLNPDSGVTWALSIIFLVFTIRIFLFKPMANQMRSGRKMQELQPKMQEIRAKYKNDQQTQAIEMRKLQKEMGVNPLASCLPALVQMPIFISLYHVLRSFNRTGTGHGELGMTVEQTRNTPNYGFGATEVQSFLDARLFGAPLSAYIRMPEKAFDAFSASGSVDFTRTNILAVAIPLMIISALATHFNARNMVRRNKARQAADPKKNAQNPQMAMQANMMNNMMLWLFPAMILITGMFWQIGLLTYMLANNVWTLGQQIVLFNKMDREEEEEKKAKAEAQRATAPKVGQKPKNNKKKGGKKKK, from the coding sequence GTGCTTAACTTCATCTACTACCCCGTGTCCTGGGTCATGCTGGCCTGGTACAAATTCTTCGGATTGTTCCTTAATCCGGATTCCGGCGTGACATGGGCGTTGTCCATTATCTTCCTGGTCTTCACCATCCGCATTTTCTTGTTCAAGCCAATGGCGAACCAGATGCGGTCCGGTCGGAAGATGCAGGAACTGCAGCCGAAAATGCAGGAAATTCGGGCTAAATATAAGAACGACCAGCAGACCCAAGCCATTGAGATGCGCAAACTCCAAAAGGAGATGGGCGTTAATCCCCTGGCTTCGTGCTTGCCGGCTCTGGTTCAGATGCCCATCTTTATTTCGCTGTACCACGTGCTCCGGTCCTTTAACCGAACGGGTACCGGCCACGGCGAACTAGGAATGACCGTCGAACAAACCCGCAACACTCCTAACTACGGATTCGGCGCCACCGAGGTACAGTCCTTCCTAGACGCGCGACTGTTCGGCGCTCCCCTGTCGGCCTACATTCGGATGCCGGAAAAGGCGTTCGATGCGTTCTCCGCGAGCGGAAGCGTTGATTTCACACGGACCAACATTCTCGCGGTGGCCATCCCGCTGATGATTATTTCTGCGTTGGCCACGCACTTCAACGCTCGAAATATGGTTCGGCGGAATAAGGCACGCCAGGCGGCCGATCCGAAGAAGAACGCCCAGAACCCGCAGATGGCCATGCAAGCCAACATGATGAACAACATGATGTTGTGGCTGTTCCCGGCCATGATTTTGATCACCGGTATGTTCTGGCAGATCGGACTGTTGACCTACATGTTGGCCAACAACGTTTGGACACTGGGTCAGCAAATTGTTCTTTTCAACAAGATGGATCGTGAAGAAGAAGAGGAAAAGAAGGCAAAGGCTGAAGCTCAGCGGGCCACTGCACCGAAGGTTGGCCAGAAGCCGAAGAATAATAAGAAAAAGGGCGGTAAGAAGAAGAAGTAG
- the yidD gene encoding membrane protein insertion efficiency factor YidD gives MDQSEDSREGRRRQTWAEKAILFYQYGISPLKPGPSCRFEPTCSNYALTAIRRYGVVRGVLMAAIRLSKCGPWHPGGWDPVPPRRTPRERVHDAHVHDDKDHREGTTDNAGRRNNRQ, from the coding sequence AAGACAGCCGTGAGGGTCGTCGTCGGCAAACATGGGCTGAAAAAGCGATACTCTTTTACCAATATGGAATAAGCCCCCTGAAACCTGGACCCTCGTGCCGATTTGAGCCCACGTGTAGCAATTACGCTCTGACCGCCATCCGCAGGTACGGTGTTGTACGAGGTGTGCTCATGGCCGCAATTCGATTGTCGAAATGTGGACCATGGCATCCAGGTGGGTGGGATCCTGTTCCCCCGCGACGAACACCTCGTGAACGTGTACACGATGCGCACGTACACGATGACAAAGACCATCGTGAGGGCACAACCGATAATGCTGGCCGGCGAAACAACCGCCAGTGA